One region of Vibrio pelagius genomic DNA includes:
- a CDS encoding YciN family protein codes for MSKQVITEFDLLLIANQVIQSHADYIEGMRADSVTEKDDVLVFKGEYFLDSNGLPTENTTAVFNMFKYLAHHLSKEFTLQQ; via the coding sequence ATGAGTAAACAAGTAATCACAGAGTTCGATCTTCTGCTTATCGCAAACCAAGTCATCCAATCTCACGCTGACTATATAGAGGGGATGCGTGCAGATAGCGTCACAGAGAAAGATGACGTATTGGTTTTCAAAGGCGAATATTTCTTGGACAGCAATGGGTTGCCTACTGAAAACACCACCGCGGTGTTCAATATGTTCAAGTACCTAGCGCATCACCTCTCCAAAGAGTTTACGCTGCAACAATAA
- the topA gene encoding type I DNA topoisomerase: MGKSLVIVESPAKAKTINKYLGKDFVVKSSVGHVRDLPTAGQSTGKKAAAVSTKGMSPEEKARIKKEKDRKALIKKMGINPYKDWEANYQILPGKEKVVAELQKLAENADHVYLATDLDREGEAIAWHLREIIGGDEARYKRVVFNEITKNAIQQAFETPGELNIDGVNAQQARRFMDRVVGFMVSPLLWKKVARGLSAGRVQSVAVKLLVEREREINAFIPEEFWDIHADTQTGDKTDFRLQVAQKAGVAFKPENEEQTKAALSILEKAEYEVCKREDRPTKSKPSAPYITSTLQQAASTRLGYGVKKTMMLAQRLYEAGYITYMRTDSTNLSSEAVDMAREYINSEFGDKYLPATPLVYGSKEGAQEAHEAIRPSSVDVKSEDLKGVDADAHKLYSLIWNQFVACQMTPAQYDSTTISVKADEYTLKAKGRILKFDGWTRVQRPMGKNDDTILPSVELGDKLKLVTLDPKQHFTKPPARYTEAALVKELEKRGIGRPSTYASIISTIQDRGYVKVEQRRFYAEKMGEIVTDRLDQSFNDLMNYDFTARMEQKLDQIAEGEANWKGVLDNFFTDFTGDLEKADLDESEGGMKPNHIVETDIECPTCGRNMGIRTASTGVFLGCSGYALPPKERCKTTINLGDEEGIINVLEEDVETAALRAKKRCPICETAMDAYLIDDKRKMHVCGNNPNCDGYVVEHGEFKVKGYDGPVVECDKCGSDMVLKNGRFGKYMDCTSDDCKNTRKILKNGEVAPPKEDPVHFPELPCENSDAYFVLRDGASGLFMAASNFPKSRETRAPLVEELVRFKDRISPKFQYLTTAPVADPDGNPTVVRFSRKTKENYVRTEVDGKPSGWTALFIDGKWEVTDKRKKPKEK, translated from the coding sequence ATGGGTAAATCGCTCGTTATAGTGGAGTCGCCAGCCAAGGCAAAAACTATCAATAAATATCTTGGCAAAGACTTTGTCGTTAAGTCGAGTGTAGGTCACGTACGTGACTTACCAACGGCGGGACAAAGCACAGGCAAGAAGGCGGCTGCTGTTTCAACAAAGGGTATGAGCCCAGAAGAGAAAGCTCGTATCAAGAAAGAAAAAGACCGCAAGGCACTCATCAAGAAGATGGGTATAAACCCATATAAAGATTGGGAAGCGAACTACCAGATTTTGCCAGGCAAAGAGAAAGTCGTGGCAGAACTGCAGAAGCTTGCTGAGAATGCAGACCATGTATATCTCGCAACCGATTTGGACCGCGAGGGAGAAGCTATCGCATGGCACCTTCGTGAGATCATCGGCGGCGATGAAGCGAGATATAAACGAGTAGTATTTAACGAGATCACCAAGAACGCGATTCAGCAAGCGTTCGAAACTCCGGGTGAGCTCAACATTGATGGCGTGAACGCTCAACAAGCGCGTCGATTCATGGACCGAGTGGTAGGTTTCATGGTTTCGCCACTACTTTGGAAAAAAGTTGCACGTGGTCTTTCTGCAGGCCGTGTACAGTCGGTAGCCGTTAAGCTGCTGGTAGAGCGTGAGCGTGAGATCAATGCGTTCATTCCAGAAGAGTTCTGGGATATCCATGCTGATACGCAAACAGGAGACAAAACCGATTTCCGTCTTCAGGTCGCTCAAAAAGCAGGTGTTGCTTTTAAACCTGAAAATGAAGAACAGACAAAAGCAGCACTGAGTATTCTTGAAAAAGCAGAATACGAAGTGTGCAAGCGTGAAGACCGCCCAACTAAGAGCAAACCGTCAGCACCTTACATTACTTCAACGCTACAACAAGCGGCGAGCACGCGCTTGGGCTATGGCGTTAAGAAGACGATGATGTTGGCTCAGCGACTCTATGAAGCGGGTTACATCACGTATATGCGTACTGACTCGACGAACTTGAGCTCAGAAGCTGTAGATATGGCGCGTGAGTACATTAACTCTGAGTTTGGCGATAAGTATTTACCAGCTACACCACTGGTTTACGGCAGCAAAGAGGGCGCACAAGAGGCGCACGAAGCAATCCGTCCATCAAGTGTTGACGTTAAGTCTGAAGACCTAAAAGGTGTTGATGCGGACGCTCACAAACTGTACTCATTGATCTGGAATCAATTTGTCGCGTGTCAAATGACGCCGGCACAATACGATTCCACAACAATCAGTGTCAAAGCAGACGAGTACACTCTGAAAGCTAAGGGTCGTATCCTTAAGTTTGATGGCTGGACTCGTGTACAACGCCCTATGGGTAAGAACGATGACACTATCCTGCCATCAGTTGAGCTAGGGGATAAGCTTAAACTTGTGACGCTTGATCCTAAGCAGCACTTTACTAAGCCACCTGCACGCTACACTGAAGCCGCTTTGGTTAAAGAGCTTGAAAAACGTGGTATTGGTCGTCCGTCGACTTACGCATCCATCATCTCAACGATCCAAGATCGTGGTTACGTGAAGGTTGAGCAGCGTCGTTTCTACGCTGAAAAGATGGGGGAGATCGTTACAGACCGCCTCGACCAGAGCTTTAACGACCTGATGAACTATGACTTTACTGCTCGAATGGAGCAAAAGTTAGACCAAATCGCGGAAGGTGAAGCGAATTGGAAAGGTGTTCTGGATAACTTCTTTACTGATTTCACAGGTGACCTTGAAAAAGCGGATCTCGATGAGTCAGAGGGCGGCATGAAGCCGAACCATATCGTAGAGACTGATATTGAGTGTCCGACGTGTGGCCGTAATATGGGTATCCGTACTGCTTCTACCGGTGTATTCCTTGGCTGTTCAGGTTATGCATTGCCACCAAAAGAGCGTTGTAAGACAACGATTAACCTTGGTGACGAAGAAGGCATTATCAATGTGCTTGAAGAAGACGTTGAAACCGCTGCACTGCGAGCTAAGAAGCGCTGTCCTATTTGTGAAACAGCGATGGACGCTTACCTGATTGATGACAAGCGTAAGATGCACGTTTGTGGTAACAACCCGAACTGTGATGGTTATGTTGTAGAGCACGGTGAGTTCAAAGTTAAAGGCTACGATGGTCCTGTTGTTGAATGTGACAAGTGTGGTTCAGATATGGTTCTGAAAAACGGTCGCTTCGGTAAATACATGGACTGTACAAGCGACGATTGTAAGAACACGCGTAAGATTCTGAAAAACGGTGAGGTTGCGCCACCGAAAGAAGACCCTGTTCACTTCCCTGAGCTTCCATGTGAAAACTCAGATGCGTACTTTGTGCTGCGTGACGGTGCTTCTGGTCTATTTATGGCGGCAAGCAACTTCCCTAAATCTCGTGAAACACGTGCACCATTAGTGGAAGAGCTGGTTCGCTTTAAAGACCGTATCTCGCCGAAGTTCCAATATCTGACGACAGCACCGGTTGCTGACCCAGATGGCAATCCAACCGTAGTTCGCTTTAGTCGTAAGACCAAAGAGAACTACGTACGTACAGAAGTCGATGGTAAGCCTTCGGGTTGGACCGCGCTGTTTATTGACGGAAAATGGGAAGTCACCGATAAGCGCAAAAAGCCAAAAGAGAAATAA
- the glgC gene encoding glucose-1-phosphate adenylyltransferase yields the protein MAGVLGMILAGGEGSRLRPLTESRSKPSVPFGGSYRLIDFALNNFVNADLMKIYVLTQFKSQSLFHHMKKGWNISGITDRFIDPIPAQMRTGKRWYEGTADAIYQNLRFMQLEEPEQVCIFGSDHIYKMDIKQMLDFHKEKKAALTVSALRMPLADASEFGVIEVDAEGRMIGFEEKPANPKPIPGHPDLALVSMGNYVFEADELFAELVEDADREGSTHDFGKDIIPNMFPRGDVFVYDFSTNRITGEKEEVYWRDVGTIDAYWEAHMDLLEKDAPFSLYNRKWPLHTYYPPLPPATFTDSANGRVQIIDSLVCNGSYVRGSRIEKCVLGFRSNIASACDISESILLGDVKVGEGCVLRRVIVDKDADIAPGTQIGVNLKEDKKHYHVSEDGVVVIPKGARVGY from the coding sequence ATGGCTGGTGTATTGGGAATGATTCTTGCTGGCGGTGAAGGCTCTCGCTTAAGACCTTTGACTGAATCTCGCAGCAAACCCTCGGTTCCATTCGGCGGAAGCTACCGCTTGATTGATTTTGCTTTAAATAACTTCGTAAATGCAGATCTTATGAAGATTTACGTTTTGACGCAGTTTAAATCGCAATCACTATTCCACCATATGAAAAAAGGTTGGAATATCAGTGGGATAACAGATAGATTCATCGACCCAATCCCTGCGCAGATGCGTACGGGTAAGCGTTGGTATGAAGGTACAGCGGACGCAATTTACCAAAACCTCCGCTTCATGCAACTAGAAGAACCAGAGCAAGTTTGTATTTTTGGTTCTGACCATATCTATAAAATGGACATTAAGCAGATGCTTGATTTCCACAAAGAGAAGAAAGCGGCGTTGACGGTTTCTGCACTACGTATGCCTTTGGCTGACGCATCAGAGTTCGGTGTTATCGAGGTGGATGCGGAAGGGCGTATGATCGGCTTTGAAGAGAAGCCGGCGAATCCTAAGCCAATCCCTGGTCACCCTGATTTAGCACTCGTTTCAATGGGTAACTACGTCTTTGAAGCAGACGAGCTATTTGCTGAACTGGTAGAAGATGCCGATCGTGAAGGTTCTACTCACGATTTTGGTAAGGACATCATTCCAAATATGTTCCCGCGTGGTGACGTGTTTGTTTATGACTTTAGCACCAACCGTATTACTGGTGAAAAAGAGGAAGTGTACTGGCGTGACGTTGGTACGATTGACGCTTACTGGGAGGCACACATGGACCTGCTAGAAAAAGATGCGCCATTCTCTCTATATAACCGTAAATGGCCTCTTCACACTTACTACCCGCCACTACCGCCGGCAACCTTCACCGACTCTGCGAACGGACGAGTTCAGATCATTGATAGTTTGGTCTGTAACGGTAGCTATGTACGTGGCTCTCGCATCGAGAAGTGTGTACTTGGTTTCCGTAGTAATATTGCATCTGCTTGTGATATCAGCGAAAGTATCTTACTTGGCGACGTTAAAGTGGGTGAAGGCTGTGTCCTTCGTCGTGTCATCGTCGATAAAGATGCAGATATCGCACCGGGTACTCAAATCGGTGTGAATCTGAAAGAAGATAAAAAGCACTACCACGTTTCCGAAGATGGTGTGGTAGTCATCCCTAAAGGAGCAAGAGTTGGTTACTAA
- the glgA gene encoding glycogen synthase GlgA, with the protein MVTKTLSVLFVASEVEGLIKSGGLADVAKALPKALQTLEQDVRVTIPAYSKIPNIESAEVILTTELDHWPHTAYQVKKLSVEGVQVFGIECPQYFNRAEMYAKHNQAYADNGERFSFFSAACLDMLPKLGFQPDIVHANDWHTGFVPYLLKSRYQDHDFFKGMRSVISIHNAVFKGVFSYEELQNLPEMHSRHVPEAAVSDTHVTMLKAGVMCADKINAVSPTYAEELKTELGSHGMAREFQQRSDDLFGILNGCDYGSWNPETDVYLPRKYKATKHSMVQGKSACKQKLQQEVGLPETDCAVYGMVCRLTNQKGVHYLIPIIEEFLKNELQIVIVGTGDPVLASQLKELSALHSEKFSFVEAYNNELAHLVEAGSDFFLMPSEFEPCGLNQIYSMAYGTLPIVRSVGGLKDSVNHYDDNPEQATGFAFKEPTPQALLSVLHRSLLLYAQKPAEVRRVQLYAMQQNFCWEDAARSYLDMYHTAF; encoded by the coding sequence TTGGTTACTAAAACTCTCTCGGTACTTTTTGTAGCGTCTGAAGTTGAAGGTTTAATAAAAAGTGGTGGCTTGGCTGATGTAGCCAAGGCACTGCCTAAAGCGTTGCAAACACTCGAACAGGACGTTCGAGTGACCATCCCCGCATACAGCAAAATTCCAAACATTGAATCAGCAGAAGTGATTCTAACGACTGAGCTCGATCACTGGCCTCATACTGCTTATCAAGTTAAGAAATTAAGTGTTGAGGGCGTTCAAGTTTTTGGTATTGAATGTCCACAGTACTTTAACCGCGCCGAGATGTATGCTAAGCACAACCAGGCATACGCTGATAATGGTGAGCGATTTTCATTTTTCAGCGCCGCTTGTTTAGATATGCTGCCAAAGCTAGGTTTTCAACCTGATATTGTTCATGCCAACGATTGGCACACAGGCTTTGTTCCGTACTTACTCAAGTCTCGTTATCAAGATCATGATTTTTTTAAAGGGATGCGCAGTGTTATTTCGATACACAATGCTGTCTTTAAAGGTGTGTTTTCTTACGAGGAGCTGCAAAACCTACCGGAAATGCACAGTCGACATGTGCCTGAAGCCGCAGTCAGTGACACTCATGTCACAATGTTAAAGGCTGGTGTGATGTGCGCAGACAAGATCAATGCTGTTAGCCCAACGTACGCTGAAGAGCTCAAAACAGAGCTTGGAAGTCATGGCATGGCGCGAGAGTTCCAACAACGTTCTGATGACCTATTTGGTATTTTAAATGGTTGTGACTACGGTTCATGGAACCCTGAAACGGATGTGTATCTACCGCGCAAATATAAAGCGACGAAGCACAGTATGGTACAGGGAAAATCTGCCTGTAAGCAAAAGTTACAACAAGAAGTTGGTTTACCTGAAACTGATTGTGCTGTGTATGGCATGGTGTGTCGCTTAACCAATCAGAAGGGTGTCCACTATTTAATACCGATCATTGAAGAGTTTCTCAAAAATGAGCTGCAAATCGTGATTGTTGGTACTGGTGACCCTGTCTTGGCAAGTCAACTTAAAGAGCTTTCCGCGTTGCATTCAGAGAAGTTTTCGTTTGTTGAAGCTTACAACAATGAGTTGGCTCACTTAGTTGAAGCCGGTTCAGACTTTTTCTTAATGCCATCTGAATTTGAGCCTTGTGGCTTGAATCAGATATACAGCATGGCCTATGGCACATTGCCTATTGTTCGTTCGGTGGGTGGTTTGAAAGACAGTGTTAATCATTACGATGACAACCCAGAACAGGCAACCGGCTTCGCGTTCAAAGAGCCAACGCCTCAGGCTCTACTTTCTGTACTGCATCGCTCTCTGCTGCTTTATGCGCAAAAACCTGCAGAAGTTCGTCGAGTTCAGCTTTATGCAATGCAACAGAATTTTTGCTGGGAAGATGCCGCTAGATCTTATCTAGATATGTATCACACAGCATTTTAA
- a CDS encoding alpha/beta fold hydrolase, translating into MSESLLFHKTFNHPTSDEWVVFVHGAGGSSSIWFKQIKAYKQHFNLLLIDLRGHGKSDNLLKELISNRYTFKAVTLDILKVLDHLKIRSAHFVGMSLGTIIVRNVAELAAERVRSMVLGGAVTRLNTRSQVLVKLGNLSKHIIPYMWLYSLFAYIVMPQKSQRESRHLFIREAKKLCQKEFKRWFILTADVNPLMRYFKERELPIPTLYLMGERDYMFIKPVKEMVAAHKSSELVEIANCGHVCNVEQPEEFNQRSIAFIQKQIK; encoded by the coding sequence ATGTCTGAGAGTTTATTATTCCATAAAACATTCAATCACCCGACCAGTGATGAGTGGGTCGTTTTTGTCCACGGTGCTGGTGGGAGCTCGTCCATTTGGTTTAAGCAGATCAAAGCTTACAAACAGCACTTTAATTTGTTGTTGATTGACCTAAGAGGGCATGGCAAGTCTGACAATCTCTTAAAAGAGTTGATCAGCAACCGATACACCTTTAAAGCGGTAACCCTCGATATTCTTAAAGTTCTCGATCACCTCAAGATCCGTTCGGCACATTTTGTCGGAATGTCTCTTGGAACCATTATCGTGCGAAATGTGGCTGAGTTGGCTGCGGAACGTGTGCGTTCGATGGTACTCGGTGGCGCTGTAACGCGTTTGAATACACGTTCTCAAGTTTTGGTTAAACTCGGAAACCTCAGTAAACATATTATTCCTTATATGTGGCTCTATAGCTTATTTGCTTACATTGTGATGCCGCAAAAGAGCCAGCGAGAGTCGAGACACCTTTTTATCCGTGAAGCGAAAAAGTTGTGTCAGAAAGAGTTTAAGCGTTGGTTTATTCTTACTGCTGATGTTAATCCGTTGATGCGTTACTTCAAAGAACGAGAGTTGCCTATACCAACTTTGTACCTGATGGGAGAGCGTGACTATATGTTCATTAAGCCTGTGAAAGAGATGGTAGCGGCTCATAAGTCGAGCGAGCTGGTGGAAATTGCTAACTGTGGTCACGTTTGTAACGTGGAGCAGCCAGAAGAGTTTAATCAGCGTTCAATCGCGTTTATTCAGAAGCAAATCAAATAG
- a CDS encoding DUF2007 domain-containing protein — protein sequence MKIFSAANPTEAHIICGLLESEKIACEVRGEGLFGLKGEIPFSEETDPYVWLYEPSDAPAALNLINAYKKQQDSIIYEEWRCSQCHEINEAQFGSCWQCGSPCPET from the coding sequence ATGAAGATCTTCAGTGCTGCAAACCCAACTGAGGCTCATATAATCTGTGGGCTGCTAGAGAGTGAAAAGATTGCCTGTGAGGTGCGTGGAGAAGGGTTGTTTGGTTTGAAAGGAGAAATCCCCTTCTCTGAGGAAACAGACCCATATGTGTGGCTCTACGAGCCTTCTGACGCGCCTGCGGCATTGAATCTCATTAACGCTTATAAGAAACAACAAGACTCCATCATCTATGAAGAGTGGCGTTGCAGCCAATGTCATGAAATCAATGAAGCCCAATTTGGCTCATGTTGGCAGTGTGGCTCACCCTGCCCTGAAACATGA
- a CDS encoding TVP38/TMEM64 family protein: protein MSKKMILGIILVATIVILAVNFGQYLTLENAKAQQALLNGYIESHFVAAAATYFILYVMITAFSIPGAAVVTLLGAALFGFWTSLLLVSFASTIGATLAFLSSRFLLRDWVQSKFGDKLSTINQGVEKDGAFYLFSLRLIPVFPFFLINLLMGLTPISVGRYYLTSQLGMLPGTAVYLNAGTQLAEIESLSGIVSPSVLISFALLGVFPIAAKWIMGKFRSAPIVE from the coding sequence ATGAGTAAGAAAATGATTTTAGGCATAATTTTAGTTGCCACGATAGTGATACTGGCTGTCAACTTTGGCCAGTACTTAACGCTTGAAAATGCCAAGGCTCAACAAGCACTTCTAAACGGCTACATAGAGAGTCATTTTGTTGCAGCAGCAGCAACCTACTTCATTCTCTATGTAATGATTACCGCATTTTCAATTCCAGGTGCCGCGGTGGTTACGCTGCTCGGTGCGGCTCTATTCGGCTTCTGGACCAGTTTGTTACTCGTCTCGTTTGCAAGCACTATAGGTGCAACACTGGCGTTTTTGAGCAGCCGTTTTCTATTACGAGACTGGGTACAAAGTAAATTTGGTGACAAGCTGTCTACCATCAACCAAGGTGTAGAAAAAGACGGGGCATTCTACCTATTCTCTCTACGTTTGATTCCGGTATTCCCATTTTTCTTAATTAACTTACTCATGGGTTTAACACCTATCTCCGTAGGGCGTTACTATTTAACCAGTCAGTTAGGGATGCTTCCTGGCACTGCCGTTTACTTAAACGCAGGTACTCAACTGGCAGAGATCGAATCTCTATCAGGTATCGTATCTCCTTCTGTACTCATCTCTTTTGCACTACTTGGGGTGTTCCCAATCGCCGCAAAATGGATTATGGGTAAGTTTCGTTCGGCACCAATAGTAGAATAG
- a CDS encoding TfoX/Sxy family DNA transformation protein, whose translation MDKPILKDSMKLFEPLGKIKSRSMFGGFGLFADDTMFALVVNNQLHIRADKNTTSKFEQQGFEPYVYKKRGFPVVTKYFALPEDLWQTQERIIELAKTSLDCAKKEKQIQSSAKPTRLKDLPNLRLATERMLKKAGIDTVESLYESGSVNAYKAIKESHSSSVSLELLWALEGAINGTHWSVIPQQRRDELINSIN comes from the coding sequence ATGGATAAACCGATACTCAAGGACTCAATGAAGTTATTTGAGCCACTTGGAAAGATTAAGTCACGCTCAATGTTTGGCGGTTTTGGCCTCTTTGCCGACGACACGATGTTTGCACTGGTCGTTAACAATCAATTACACATTCGAGCTGACAAAAATACTACTTCAAAATTTGAACAACAGGGTTTCGAACCTTACGTATACAAAAAACGCGGATTCCCAGTCGTTACTAAGTATTTTGCTCTTCCAGAAGACCTCTGGCAGACTCAAGAACGTATTATCGAACTGGCAAAAACGTCCCTTGACTGTGCCAAAAAAGAGAAGCAAATCCAATCATCGGCGAAGCCTACACGATTAAAAGATTTGCCCAACCTTCGGCTTGCCACAGAGCGTATGTTGAAAAAAGCAGGCATCGATACCGTCGAGAGCTTGTATGAGTCTGGTTCTGTTAATGCGTACAAAGCAATAAAAGAGTCTCACTCGTCCAGTGTCAGCTTAGAGCTGCTTTGGGCACTTGAAGGTGCCATCAACGGTACTCATTGGTCGGTCATACCTCAACAACGACGCGATGAGCTTATCAACTCTATTAATTAA
- the purR gene encoding HTH-type transcriptional repressor PurR: MATIKDVARLAGVSTTTVSHVINKTRFVAEATQEKVNKAVDELNYAPSAVARSLKCNSTRTIGMLVTQSTNLFFSEVIDGVESYCYRQGYTLILCNTGGIYEKQRDYIRMLAEKRVDGILVMCSDLTEELREMLDRHADIPKVVMDWGPESSQADKIIDNSEEGGYLATKYLVERGHERIACLSGHLDKAACVERIAGYRRALEEANIQTDDSLILEGNFECDTAVIAADKIVAMENRPTAVFCFNDTMALGLMSRLQQQGIKIPEDISVIGYDNIELAEYFSPPLTTVHQPKRRVGKNAFEILLERIKDKDHEKRVFEMHPEIIERATVRTLK; the protein is encoded by the coding sequence ATGGCAACTATAAAAGATGTCGCTCGCTTAGCCGGCGTATCAACAACCACCGTTTCTCACGTGATCAACAAGACACGTTTCGTCGCAGAAGCGACTCAAGAAAAAGTAAACAAAGCCGTCGATGAACTAAATTATGCACCAAGTGCTGTTGCTCGTAGCCTGAAATGTAACTCTACGCGCACAATCGGTATGCTAGTGACTCAATCAACCAACCTATTCTTCTCTGAAGTGATCGATGGAGTAGAGAGCTACTGTTACCGTCAAGGCTACACGCTGATTCTATGTAACACAGGTGGTATCTACGAGAAGCAACGCGACTACATCCGAATGCTTGCTGAAAAACGCGTAGACGGCATCTTGGTAATGTGTTCTGACTTAACTGAAGAACTGCGTGAAATGCTTGACCGCCACGCAGACATTCCAAAAGTTGTTATGGACTGGGGCCCAGAGAGTTCACAAGCGGATAAAATCATCGACAACTCAGAAGAAGGTGGCTACCTCGCCACTAAATACCTGGTTGAACGAGGACATGAACGTATCGCTTGTCTAAGTGGACATTTGGATAAAGCGGCATGTGTAGAGCGTATCGCGGGTTATCGCCGTGCTCTTGAGGAAGCAAACATTCAAACAGATGACAGTCTAATTCTTGAAGGTAACTTCGAATGTGACACCGCAGTTATCGCGGCAGATAAAATCGTTGCAATGGAGAATCGCCCGACAGCAGTATTCTGTTTCAACGATACGATGGCACTTGGTCTTATGAGCCGTCTACAACAGCAAGGCATTAAGATCCCAGAAGACATTTCAGTGATTGGTTACGACAATATTGAGCTGGCAGAGTACTTCTCACCACCGTTGACAACTGTTCACCAGCCAAAGCGTCGTGTCGGCAAAAACGCATTTGAAATCTTGTTGGAACGCATTAAAGACAAAGATCACGAAAAACGCGTGTTCGAAATGCATCCAGAGATCATTGAGCGAGCTACAGTTAGAACGTTAAAATAA
- the torD gene encoding molecular chaperone TorD — protein sequence MKETKAFNEQRAEIYWWLSSLFAKELTQEELDKYHSVEIRSFLTGLGDNETLKPSINNLVDTLNRLQNREDAQLELSSDFCELFLKSDKYGALPYASIYLDKSGLLNAKPAQDMEAIMASYGIAVNQDLKEPADHLAIELDFLGNIIIRSNDLESEQDLETAFATQHEFVERQLLSWVPQFAVKCREFDEFGFYACVAELLVAFCKLDTQYLAGE from the coding sequence ATGAAAGAAACCAAAGCGTTCAATGAACAACGAGCTGAAATCTACTGGTGGCTATCGAGCCTGTTCGCGAAAGAACTGACTCAAGAAGAATTGGACAAATACCACTCGGTTGAGATTCGTTCGTTTTTAACCGGCCTCGGCGACAACGAGACGCTTAAGCCATCAATCAATAACCTAGTAGATACACTTAACCGATTACAGAACCGTGAAGATGCTCAATTAGAGCTTTCATCCGATTTTTGCGAGCTGTTCTTAAAGTCGGATAAGTACGGTGCTCTGCCGTACGCTTCTATTTATCTAGACAAAAGTGGACTACTGAATGCAAAACCAGCTCAAGACATGGAAGCCATCATGGCGTCTTACGGCATCGCCGTAAACCAAGATCTGAAAGAGCCTGCTGACCACCTAGCCATTGAGTTAGATTTCCTGGGTAACATCATTATTCGTTCCAACGACCTTGAGAGTGAACAAGATCTAGAAACGGCTTTCGCTACACAACACGAGTTTGTTGAACGACAGCTCCTTAGTTGGGTTCCACAGTTCGCAGTAAAATGCCGTGAATTTGATGAGTTTGGTTTTTACGCATGTGTTGCAGAATTGCTAGTCGCTTTCTGTAAACTTGATACACAATATTTAGCTGGTGAATAA
- the torR gene encoding two-component system response regulator TorR — MSYHVLVVEDDVVTRSKLVGYFQNEGYTVSEAESGAQMRNVLEENNVDLIMLDINLPGEDGLMLTRELRSQSDIGIILVTGRTDSIDKIVGLEMGADDYVTKPFELRELLVRVKNLLWRISAARKSPSDATEQAEDASIVRFGEWTFDIPRRALSKNGEPVKLTKAEYELLVALSSYPNQVLSRERILNMISHRVDAPNDRTIDVLIRRMRAKMEFDPKNPQIFVTVHGEGYMFAGD, encoded by the coding sequence ATGAGCTATCACGTATTAGTCGTTGAAGATGATGTGGTAACCCGTAGTAAGCTAGTTGGATATTTCCAGAATGAGGGTTACACAGTAAGCGAAGCAGAAAGCGGCGCTCAAATGAGAAATGTTTTAGAAGAAAATAACGTAGATCTCATTATGCTGGACATCAACTTACCAGGCGAAGATGGATTGATGCTAACTCGCGAATTACGCAGTCAATCAGACATTGGGATTATTTTAGTTACTGGACGCACGGATAGCATCGACAAAATTGTAGGCCTAGAGATGGGCGCAGATGATTATGTTACCAAACCATTTGAACTTCGCGAATTATTGGTTCGAGTGAAAAACCTACTTTGGAGAATTTCTGCGGCTCGCAAGTCACCATCAGATGCAACTGAGCAGGCGGAAGACGCGTCAATCGTTCGCTTTGGTGAATGGACGTTTGATATTCCACGTCGCGCACTGAGTAAAAACGGTGAGCCAGTGAAATTGACCAAAGCTGAATATGAGTTATTGGTTGCTCTGTCGTCATACCCTAACCAGGTTTTAAGTCGTGAGCGAATCTTAAATATGATTAGCCACCGCGTTGATGCACCAAACGATCGTACCATCGACGTATTGATTCGTCGTATGCGTGCTAAGATGGAGTTTGATCCAAAGAATCCACAAATTTTTGTGACGGTTCATGGTGAAGGCTATATGTTTGCAGGCGATTAG